Proteins from a genomic interval of Nostoc sp. TCL240-02:
- the parA gene encoding ParA family partition ATPase: MAHAFSMRGYRVLLVDTDPQGSTRDWAAARNGEAPFSVIGLDRPILHKELPKLAQGYDFVFIDGAPRVSDLTRSAIMAVDFVLVPVQLSPLDVWAVHEVVELVQEATIYKPDLTAAFLINRKIVNTALGREVTEVLGEYPFPVLKAQISQRVAFAECLNIGSTVLEAAPKSAASDEVRAVVEEILEAREETNHGRS; encoded by the coding sequence TTGGCTCATGCTTTTTCTATGAGAGGGTATCGAGTATTACTAGTTGATACTGACCCTCAAGGCTCAACCCGTGACTGGGCAGCAGCACGTAATGGTGAGGCTCCATTTAGCGTTATTGGTTTGGATCGTCCTATCTTGCACAAAGAATTGCCCAAACTAGCGCAGGGGTATGATTTTGTTTTCATTGATGGTGCGCCAAGAGTTTCTGACTTAACCAGATCAGCAATCATGGCAGTGGATTTTGTGCTGGTTCCTGTGCAACTATCTCCTTTGGATGTGTGGGCAGTGCATGAGGTAGTAGAACTGGTACAAGAGGCCACTATATATAAGCCAGACCTAACAGCAGCATTTCTAATCAACAGAAAGATAGTGAACACTGCTCTTGGGCGAGAAGTAACTGAAGTTTTAGGAGAATACCCCTTTCCAGTCCTAAAAGCACAGATAAGTCAAAGGGTAGCATTTGCTGAGTGTTTGAACATTGGGAGTACTGTTTTGGAGGCTGCCCCGAAAAGTGCTGCCAGCGATGAAGTACGAGCTGTTGTTGAGGAAATATTAGAAGCAAGAGAGGAAACGAATCATGGCAGAAGTTAA
- a CDS encoding IS5 family transposase (programmed frameshift), protein MSRLPAIENPQRKPYPSDLSDAEWLIIKPFLPKPKGFGHPVEVDLREILNAIFYVQRTGCQWEMLPHDLPPYTTVYGYFQKWQRKGIWQKIHDQVRHQLRQDLGRDEHSSVAIADSQSVKTTGKKGEVYGFDGGKKVKGRKRHIVVDSQGLLIGVLVTEANASERLGAVVVLHESAQELSKLEVVWVDQGYSGENFAQAVKQVCGEQVRVEVIERISKTFERLPKRWIVERTFGWLNRFRRLSKDYELYTEISEAMIYGSLIRLMVKRMAA, encoded by the exons ATGAGCCGTCTACCTGCGATTGAAAATCCACAGCGTAAACCCTACCCAAGTGATTTAAGCGATGCCGAATGGTTAATTATCAAGCCCTTTCTACCAAAACCTAAAGGGTTTGGGCATCCTGTAGAAGTAGATTTACGAGAAATTTTGAATGCTATTTTCTATGTGCAACGTACCGGGTGTCAGTGGGAAATGCTACCCCATGATCTTCCACCTTACACAACAGTATACGGCTACTTTCAGAAATGGCAGCGCAAAGGAATATGGCAGAAAATTCACGACCAAGTGCGCCATCAACTGCGACAAGATTTGGGCAGAGACGAACACTCTAGCGTTGCGATCGCCGATTCTCAGTCAGTGAAGACAACGG GAAAAAAAGGGGAAGTCTACGGTTTCGATGGTGGTAAGAAAGTTAAAGGCCGTAAGCGACATATAGTTGTGGATTCTCAAGGTTTGTTGATTGGCGTTTTAGTGACTGAAGCTAATGCGTCGGAACGTTTGGGGGCTGTGGTTGTACTCCATGAATCGGCTCAGGAATTGTCTAAATTGGAAGTTGTTTGGGTAGATCAAGGCTATTCTGGTGAAAACTTTGCTCAAGCTGTCAAGCAAGTTTGCGGAGAACAGGTTCGTGTTGAGGTGATTGAGAGAATATCGAAAACATTTGAACGATTACCCAAGCGGTGGATTGTGGAAAGGACATTCGGCTGGCTCAATCGATTTCGGCGTTTGAGCAAGGATTATGAGTTGTACACAGAGATCAGTGAAGCCATGATTTACGGCTCATTGATTCGTCTGATGGTAAAACGAATGGCAGCTTAA
- a CDS encoding DUF1016 N-terminal domain-containing protein, whose amino-acid sequence MSDLTVNDGSYQQLLDRIGECLALGRQRAFEQVNSVLVETYWQIGRYIVEFEQAGKERAEYGSKLLQMLSRDLKAAYGKGFSRSNLQYMRLFY is encoded by the coding sequence ATGAGTGATTTAACGGTTAATGATGGTTCATATCAGCAGTTGTTAGATCGCATTGGTGAGTGTTTGGCGTTGGGGCGACAACGGGCTTTTGAGCAGGTTAATTCAGTTTTAGTAGAAACTTACTGGCAGATTGGGCGTTATATTGTCGAGTTTGAGCAAGCGGGCAAGGAACGGGCAGAATATGGCAGTAAGTTGTTACAGATGCTTTCACGAGATTTGAAAGCGGCGTATGGTAAGGGGTTTAGCCGTTCTAATTTGCAGTATATGCGTCTGTTTTATTAG
- a CDS encoding transposase family protein, whose amino-acid sequence MVFDYIQKYPHRTKQILGISYEQLQSLLNCAIKRHQEIKTKLQSRKIRINAAGGGRKELLSTGEQVCLCLFYLRQMPTFLVLGMLFGVSKTEANDTFHYWIPILRDILPSSLLEQVSNSESELLVVQEVLTNFRLLVDSL is encoded by the coding sequence ATGGTTTTTGATTATATCCAGAAATATCCCCACCGAACAAAACAAATTTTAGGGATTAGTTACGAACAGTTACAATCACTGTTGAATTGCGCGATAAAGCGTCACCAAGAGATTAAAACAAAACTCCAGAGTCGAAAAATAAGAATAAATGCGGCTGGTGGTGGACGCAAAGAATTGTTATCAACCGGAGAACAAGTATGTTTATGCCTATTTTATCTCAGACAGATGCCAACTTTTCTTGTATTAGGAATGTTATTTGGGGTATCGAAGACAGAAGCAAACGATACTTTTCATTATTGGATACCAATTTTGAGAGATATTTTACCCTCAAGTTTATTAGAGCAAGTCTCAAATAGTGAAAGTGAATTACTTGTTGTTCAGGAAGTATTAACCAATTTTAGGCTATTAGTCGATAGTCTATAA
- a CDS encoding transposase family protein, translating to MEVEVGVPGPTADIKLFRQSQPKFDTSQPFSGDKGFQGGENITTPHKRKPKRELTQQQKDENKALSSNRIFIEHLICLLKIFRISSHRFRLNLETYEQIILTVCGLVRLRIGSLILPS from the coding sequence GTGGAGGTAGAGGTGGGGGTTCCTGGGCCAACAGCAGATATAAAATTGTTTCGTCAATCTCAGCCAAAATTTGATACATCTCAACCTTTTTCAGGTGATAAAGGATTTCAAGGTGGCGAAAACATCACTACGCCTCATAAAAGAAAACCGAAACGAGAACTGACTCAACAGCAAAAAGATGAAAACAAAGCTTTGTCCAGTAATCGGATATTTATTGAGCATTTAATCTGCTTGCTCAAAATATTCCGGATTTCCTCACACAGGTTTCGGTTAAATCTTGAGACTTATGAGCAGATTATATTAACAGTTTGTGGGTTAGTTAGGCTAAGAATCGGCAGCTTAATTTTGCCAAGTTAG
- a CDS encoding YhcG family protein, with the protein MPQSFEQSGFGVFGQVYLNYENCQTLSGKLSWSHYTELLAISDDLARSFYEQQCIQDRWSVRELKRQKDSALFERVALSKDRAEILTLAKDGQRIESARDVVKDPYVFEFLDLPDRNYRESELENRLIAELEKFLLELGKGFAFIGQQYRITLNNTHFFVDLVFYHRILKCFVLIDLKTQAVSHQNIGQMNMYLNYFRAEENMKDDNEPIGIVLAPDKDEILVEYATGGISNQLFVSRYQLYLPDPEVLKQELRRLLEVNDG; encoded by the coding sequence TTGCCTCAAAGCTTTGAACAGTCTGGCTTTGGAGTTTTCGGACAAGTCTATTTGAACTATGAGAATTGCCAAACACTGTCTGGCAAATTGAGTTGGTCGCACTATACGGAGCTTTTAGCTATTTCCGATGATTTGGCGCGGTCATTTTATGAGCAGCAGTGCATCCAAGATCGCTGGAGTGTGCGGGAGTTGAAACGCCAGAAGGATTCGGCTTTGTTTGAGCGGGTGGCGTTGAGTAAGGATCGGGCGGAGATTTTGACACTGGCTAAGGATGGGCAACGGATCGAGTCGGCGCGGGATGTGGTCAAAGATCCTTATGTGTTCGAGTTTTTGGATTTACCAGACCGTAATTATCGTGAGAGTGAGTTAGAAAATCGTTTAATTGCTGAGTTGGAGAAGTTTCTACTTGAGTTGGGCAAGGGGTTTGCATTTATTGGGCAGCAATACCGAATTACGTTAAACAACACGCATTTTTTTGTGGATTTGGTGTTTTATCATCGCATTCTCAAGTGTTTTGTCTTAATCGATCTGAAGACGCAAGCGGTGAGTCATCAGAATATTGGACAGATGAATATGTATCTAAATTATTTTCGCGCTGAGGAGAATATGAAGGATGACAACGAGCCGATAGGGATTGTGTTGGCGCCAGATAAGGATGAGATTTTAGTTGAGTATGCGACGGGTGGTATTTCTAATCAGCTTTTTGTATCGAGATATCAACTTTATTTGCCAGATCCGGAGGTTTTAAAGCAGGAGTTAAGGCGGCTTTTGGAGGTAAATGATGGCTGA
- a CDS encoding tyrosine-type recombinase/integrase → MFITREKGSDSGVHPLRDDELVLLKELREMLPDSKYIFVSERGEVMSTDAVRKLLGRLAAQAGLDIKVHCHMMRHACGYYLVNQGYNTREIQDFLGHRDIKHTEKYTKLNARRFLNFDWGDL, encoded by the coding sequence ATTTTCATCACCAGGGAAAAGGGCAGTGACTCAGGGGTGCATCCCTTGAGAGATGATGAATTGGTTTTGCTCAAAGAACTCAGAGAGATGTTACCTGATAGCAAATACATTTTCGTTTCCGAACGCGGTGAGGTGATGTCTACTGATGCGGTGCGAAAGCTGCTTGGGCGATTGGCGGCACAGGCTGGGCTTGATATCAAAGTTCACTGTCACATGATGCGTCATGCCTGCGGGTACTATCTGGTGAATCAGGGGTATAACACTAGGGAAATCCAAGACTTCCTGGGACACCGCGATATCAAACACACTGAAAAATATACCAAGCTTAACGCTCGACGCTTCCTGAATTTTGATTGGGGTGATTTGTAA
- a CDS encoding PEP-CTERM sorting domain-containing protein, which translates to MGFTIKSLFSAASVTLITLGLVNTPSAQAALFSFNFSGRGTTGSILFDDSIPDSNPDPLKGLYRDAIRDYNIKIDGTPQTETGIPTSEVIQGSSGDVVVGLESDGVGACGLTINCVAFILGSRFLEQSPSDFDLSFYYPAGSLPSDGPPIVVPTTGQGILRSDLRQFFLGASASTSVVPVTSVPEPMTILGSLTAFGFGMGMRQRFGKKNSTSDGNSSLPL; encoded by the coding sequence ATGGGCTTTACAATCAAGTCACTATTTAGTGCTGCTAGCGTCACATTAATTACATTAGGACTAGTTAACACACCTTCGGCTCAAGCTGCTCTCTTCAGCTTCAACTTTAGTGGAAGAGGAACCACAGGTAGTATACTTTTTGATGATTCCATACCAGATAGTAATCCAGACCCACTCAAGGGACTGTATAGAGACGCAATTAGAGACTACAACATTAAAATTGATGGAACACCTCAGACAGAAACAGGCATACCAACCTCTGAAGTTATTCAAGGTTCTTCTGGTGATGTTGTTGTCGGTTTAGAATCTGACGGTGTAGGTGCTTGTGGACTGACTATTAACTGCGTAGCCTTCATTTTAGGTTCGCGTTTTCTCGAACAAAGTCCATCAGACTTTGATTTGTCATTTTATTATCCAGCAGGTTCTCTTCCATCTGATGGGCCACCAATTGTTGTTCCTACAACTGGTCAGGGAATTCTTAGAAGTGATTTGCGACAGTTTTTTTTAGGTGCATCTGCATCTACATCCGTTGTCCCTGTAACATCAGTTCCCGAACCAATGACTATTCTGGGTTCATTGACGGCGTTTGGTTTTGGTATGGGTATGAGGCAACGTTTTGGGAAAAAAAATTCCACATCGGATGGGAATTCGAGTCTTCCCTTGTGA
- a CDS encoding tautomerase family protein, translating to MPTDVMVSIEGENLRPVTWVVIEEVKSGDWGVGGAALTTDDVQALAAGKSKVNA from the coding sequence ATGCCAACTGACGTGATGGTGTCAATCGAAGGTGAGAACCTGCGTCCAGTGACGTGGGTTGTGATCGAAGAGGTCAAGAGCGGCGACTGGGGAGTGGGTGGCGCGGCTCTCACCACCGACGATGTGCAGGCGCTCGCGGCTGGCAAGTCCAAAGTTAACGCCTAA
- a CDS encoding helix-turn-helix domain-containing protein: protein MAAYSIDLRKKILSAWSNKEGTQRELAKRFKVSLSFIRDFLRRYRETGEITARPQGGDRRSKLKGKEEELLKIMVTEQSDIYLREIQEAIKERTEIEGEHPV, encoded by the coding sequence ATGGCAGCATATTCAATCGACTTACGAAAGAAGATATTAAGTGCATGGTCAAACAAAGAAGGCACGCAAAGAGAATTAGCAAAACGATTTAAAGTTAGTTTATCATTCATCCGTGACTTCTTGCGTCGGTATCGAGAGACAGGGGAGATAACTGCCAGACCACAAGGAGGAGATCGCCGCTCGAAGCTTAAAGGTAAAGAGGAAGAACTATTAAAGATAATGGTGACAGAACAAAGTGATATATATTTGCGAGAAATTCAAGAAGCAATAAAAGAACGCACAGAAATAGAAGGGGAGCATCCAGTTTAG
- a CDS encoding ISKra4 family transposase (programmed frameshift) has protein sequence MTPEQKQALQKHIQAIAKILYEDTSKEKLTNLAAIEEAVRSQMQKHVMPEVGGFFIETITGTTAGYQRRLKSILGELAITSKQAIELEVAPSTQLSPYLETCCLRVSANVSYEDAASDIKYFTGIEVSHSSQQRLVHRQNFELPTPEQTIEELSVDGGNIRVRTPKGQICAWLGYKAISLHHLGILGTSFQNNQIVIDWVNDQPLASPLTCIGDGHDGIWNIIDQLAPDAQRREILDWFHLIENLHKVGGSQKRLKQAQNLLWKGQVEATIALFTDCKGKQVQNFCRYLDKHRNRIINYEYYQAEEICSIGSGSVESAVKQVDRRTKISGAQWKRENVPQVLAHRCAYLNGLLSV, from the exons ATGACCCCAGAACAAAAGCAAGCTCTTCAAAAACATATTCAGGCGATTGCTAAAATATTGTATGAAGATACGTCAAAAGAAAAGCTCACAAATCTTGCAGCAATTGAAGAAGCAGTGCGGAGTCAAATGCAGAAGCATGTTATGCCAGAAGTAGGGG GTTTTTTTATCGAAACGATTACAGGGACAACCGCAGGATACCAACGACGGCTCAAAAGCATTCTTGGAGAGTTAGCAATAACGAGCAAACAAGCCATTGAATTAGAAGTCGCACCAAGTACTCAACTGAGTCCATATCTAGAAACTTGTTGTTTGAGGGTAAGTGCGAATGTCAGCTATGAAGATGCGGCATCAGACATCAAGTATTTTACGGGCATAGAGGTTTCTCACAGCAGTCAACAGAGATTAGTGCATCGCCAGAATTTTGAGTTGCCAACACCAGAACAGACAATTGAAGAATTAAGCGTCGATGGTGGAAACATCCGTGTCCGAACTCCTAAAGGTCAAATATGTGCATGGCTTGGCTATAAAGCAATTAGCTTACATCATCTCGGAATCTTGGGAACTTCATTTCAGAATAATCAGATTGTGATTGATTGGGTTAATGACCAACCACTGGCTAGCCCACTCACTTGTATTGGTGATGGACATGACGGCATTTGGAATATAATTGACCAATTAGCACCTGATGCACAACGTCGAGAAATACTTGATTGGTTCCATTTAATAGAAAACCTCCACAAAGTTGGGGGTTCACAAAAACGCTTGAAACAAGCACAAAATCTACTATGGAAAGGCCAAGTTGAGGCTACTATTGCCTTATTTACAGATTGTAAAGGCAAACAAGTACAAAACTTTTGCCGTTATCTTGATAAGCATCGCAATCGCATTATCAACTACGAATATTATCAAGCTGAAGAAATTTGTTCAATTGGTTCAGGTTCAGTTGAATCTGCCGTTAAACAGGTTGACCGTCGAACAAAAATTTCCGGGGCACAATGGAAACGAGAAAATGTGCCTCAAGTCCTAGCCCATCGCTGTGCTTACCTCAATGGATTATTGTCAGTTTGA